A single genomic interval of Dromiciops gliroides isolate mDroGli1 chromosome 1, mDroGli1.pri, whole genome shotgun sequence harbors:
- the LOC122740098 gene encoding 60S ribosomal protein L21-like, which produces MMNTKGKRRGTCYMFSRPFRKHGVVPLATYMRIYKKGDIVDIKGMGTVQQGMPHKCYHGKIGQVYNVTQHAVGIVVNKQVKGKILAKRINVLIEHIKHSKSRDSFLKRVKENDQKKKEAKEKGTWVQLKRQPAPPRESHFVRTNGKEPELLEPIPYEFMA; this is translated from the coding sequence ATGatgaacacaaaaggaaaaaggagaggaacatGTTACATGTTTTCTAGGCCCTTTAGAAAACATGGTGTTGTTCCTTTGGCTACGTATATGCGAATATACAAGAAAGGTGATATTGTAGATATCAAGGGTATGGGCACAGTTCAGCAAGGAATGCCCCACAAATGTTACCATGGCAAGATTGGACAGGTCTATAATGTTACCCAACATGCTGTAGGCATTGTTGTAAACAAACAGGTTAAGGGCAAAATTCTAGCCAAGAGAATTAATGTACTTATTGAGCATATTAAGCATTCTAAGAGCAGAGATAGCTTcctgaagagggtaaaagaaaatgaccagaagaagaaggaagccaaagaaaagggCACCTGGGTTCAACTGAAACGTCAGCCTGCTCCACCCAGAGAATCACACTTTGTGAGGACCAATGGCAAGGAACCTGAGCTGTTGGAACCAATCCCCTACGAATTCATGgcataa